Proteins co-encoded in one Nicotiana sylvestris chromosome 7, ASM39365v2, whole genome shotgun sequence genomic window:
- the LOC138873404 gene encoding uncharacterized protein, translated as MSEDAEVNMSVPFEFEAAPSAKTPALIEVEFVSLANAPAPFEVAVLPPKAHVLCRKPMPTGKLAKWQTLLSKFDIVYVTQKAVKGHALLDHLAENPVDGEYKSLKIYFPDEEVSFIGEDIAESYDGWRMFFDGEANFKRVGIGAVLVLETGHHYLVSAKLKFPYTNNMVEYEACILGLKMAIDMNELRMRFMKTEFHHVPRIQNESDALATLSSMIQHLDKNFIDLIPMRILNQSAYYAHVEEEANGKPWFHDIKEYLAKGEYPEHANPTQKCTFWRLSNKWNPV; from the exons ATGTCcgaggacgctgaggtgaatatgtctgtaccttTTGAGTTCGAAGCAGCACCATCTGCCAAGACACCAGCACtgattgaggttgaattcgtgtctctggcaaatgcacctgcaccatttgaggttgcagtcttgccacccaaggcacatgttctaTGCAGA aagcccatgcccactggcaagttagccaagtggcaaaccCTGTTAAGtaagttcgacattgtttacgtaactcagaaagcggtcaaagGACATGCACTGTTAGACCACCTTGccgaaaaccccgtggatggagaatacaaatccctgaaaatatattttcctgatgaagaggtatcattcataggagaagacattgcagaatcctatgacggttggagaatgttcttcgatggagaagCAAACTTTaaaagagttggcataggagcagtcctagtattagaAACCGGTCATCATTATCtcgtgtctgccaaactcaagttcccctacaccaacaatatggtcgagtatgaagcctgtatcttaggactcaaaatggccattgacatgaat gaattgaggatGAGGTTCATGAAAACAGAATTCCatcatgttcccagaatccagaatgagtctgatgcattggctaccctttcatctatgatacaacatctagacaaaAATTTCATCGATCTCATTCCGATGAGAATCCTTAATCAGTCAGCTTActatgcccatgttgaagaagaagcaaatggaaaaccttggtttcatgatatcaaggaatatttggcaaaaggagagtacccggagCATGCTAATCCTACTCAGAAGTGTACATtttggagattgtccaacaagtggaatcctgtatag